From the Balearica regulorum gibbericeps isolate bBalReg1 chromosome 4, bBalReg1.pri, whole genome shotgun sequence genome, one window contains:
- the TLX2 gene encoding LOW QUALITY PROTEIN: T-cell leukemia homeobox protein 2 (The sequence of the model RefSeq protein was modified relative to this genomic sequence to represent the inferred CDS: deleted 2 bases in 2 codons) has protein sequence MREPPPPGARGCQSRGATANQGAGGRDFGRSRWSGAEKRAPPGPAAHPRSRAGAASSRGPCPGPGRCPGACPGPDPCTGASPGRGRCPGSSPCPGPGPGPGPGPSPAVPAAGAPSQPPPLPPPRGAARRRRPRRPPPAAPRPQARPCPRPAGSERGRAMEAAALAREGGGQGPPPHEPISFGIDQILGGPEPAGGGAGPARAAGEPDYGLYGGGYGPACSLGSYNLNMSMNVSVNVTPAPAAPPAGVIRVPAHRPAPAAPPAAPPPVPGLSGLTFPWMETTRRIAKDRLSAALSPFAATRRIGHPYQNRTPPKRKKPRTSFSRVQICELEKRFHRQKYLASAERATLAKALKMTDAQVKTWFQNRRTKWRRQTAEEREAERQQANRLMLHLQQEAFQKSLSQPLPQDPLCMHNSSLYALQNLQPWAEDNKVTSVSGVASVV, from the exons ATGCGCGAGCCCCCGCCCCCGGGGGCGCGGGGCTGTCAATCACGGGGCGCGACCGCCAATCAGGGAGCGGGCGGACGGGATTTTGGCAGGTCCAGATGGAGCGGGGCAGAAAAGCGCGCGCCGCCGGGGCCCGCCGCGCACCCGCGCTCCCGCGCCGGGGCCGCCAGCAGCCGCGGGCCATGCCCCGGACCCGGCCGCTGCCCCGGAGCCTGCCCCGGACCCGACCCCTGCACCGGAGCCAGCCCCGGACGCGGCCGCTGCCCCggctccagcccctgccccggccccggtcccggtcccggtcccggtcccaGCCCCGCCGTGCCCGCAGCGGGCGCCCCGAGCCAGCCgcccccgctcccgcccccgcgcggggccgcccgccgccgccgcccc cgccgccccccccccgccgccccccggccgCAGGCCCGGCCAtgcccgcgccccgccggcTCTGAGCGG GGCCGGGCGATGGAGGCGGCGGCGCTGGCGCGGGAGGGCGGCGGCCAGGGCCCCCCGCCCCACGAGCCCATCAGCTTCGGCATCGACCAGATCCTCGGCGGCCCCGAgcccgcgggcggcggcgcgggtCCGGCCCGGGCGGCGGGGGAGCCCGACTACGGGCTCTACGGCGGCGGCTACGGCCCCGCCTGCTCGCTCGGCTCCTACAACCTCAACATGAGCATGAACGTGAGCGTCAACGTGACCCCCGCGCCTgccgcgccgcccgccgggGTCATCCGCGTCCCGGCGCACCGGCCcgcgcccgccgcgccgcccgccgcgccgccgccggtGCCCGGGCTCTCGGGACTCACCTTCCCCTGGATGGAGACGACGCGCCGCATCGCCAAGGACCGGCTCTCAG CCGCACTGTCGCCCTTCGCGGCGACCCGGCGGATCGGGCACCCCTACCAGAACCGCACGCCGCCCAAGCGGAAGAAGCCGCGCACGTCCTTCAGCCGGGTGCAGATCTGCGAGCTGGAGAAGCGCTTCCACCGGCAGAAGTACCTGGCTTCGGCCGAGCGCGCCACGCTGGCCAAGGCCCTCAAGATGACGGACGCCCAGGTCAAGACCTGGTTCCAGAACCGCCGCACCAAGTGGAG gaggcagaCGGCGGAGGAGCGCGAGGCGGAGCGCCAGCAGGCCAACCGCCTGATGCTGCACCTGCAGCAAGAGGCCTTCCAGAAGAGCCTGAGCCAGCCGCTGCCCCAGGACCCGCTCTGCATGCACAACTCCTCCCTCTACGCCCTGCAGAacctgcagccctgggctgaGGACAACAAGGTGACGTCCGTCTCAGGGGTGGCCTCCGTGGTGTGA
- the LOC142601595 gene encoding interleukin-12 subunit beta-like, translating into MLVLVGLVLCLAPADALTAFPPKFQVGKLNGDVVVKCNTSEQRVTWTQNGEREPMVELVAAGRNLTIIGLDLPAAGNYSCWAGTVLLDTTYVVVSGTRKEGMNVSCQAESYHGSFHCSWSGPRSAVFRARLTRSDGSLGEWVPAAGRRGRFKASFVDPSFCPFAEELRPLQLQLEGLSDDSYLNFSTQFFIRDIVRPDPPQDLTVQQWGEQLRLAWAPPASWPLPKSYFALLYRLQYELPNGTQVDKYVEGAEETRLQERARRVRISCQDPYANPTWSPWSAWQDVDAAQQSRLRAR; encoded by the exons atgctggtgctggtggggctggTGCTGTGCCTCGCTCCTGCGGACGCTCTGACCGCCTTCCCCCCAAAGT TTCAGGTGGGGAAACTGAACGGGGACGTGGTGGTGAAGTGCAACACCTCAGAGCAGCGAGTGACCTGGACGCAGAACGGGGAGCGGGAGCCCATGGTCGAGCTCGTGGCTGCGGGACGGAATCTCACCATCATTGGCTTGGACCTGCCGGCCGCAGGCAACTACAGCTGCTGGGCCGGCACCGTCCTGCTGGACACCACCTACGTGGTGGTCAGCGGCACCC GCAAGGAGGGGATGAACGTCTCCTGCCAGGCTGAGTCCTACCACGGCTCCTTCCACTGCTCCTGGTCCGGCCCCCGCTCTGCCGTCTTCCGTGCCCGCCTCACACGCAG CGACGGCTCCTTGGGGGAGTGGGTGCCGGCGGCCGGCCGCCGCGGCCGGTTCAAAGCCAGCTTTGTGGACCCGTCCTTCTGCCCCTTCGCGGAGGAGCTGCGCCcgctgcagctgcagctggaagggCTCTCAGACGACTCCTACCTCAACTTCTCCACCCAGTTCTTTATCCGTGACATCG TGCGACCTGACCCACCGCAGGACCTGACCGTGCAACAGTGGGGGGAGCAGCTCCGCCTGGCCTGGGCCCCCCCGGCATCCTGGCCGCTCCCCAAGTCCTACTTCGCCCTGCTCTACCGGCTGCAGTACGAGCTCCCCAACGGCACCCAG GTTGACAAGTACGTGGAGGGCGCGGAGGAGACACGGCTGCAGGAGCGCGCGCGGCGGGTGCGCATCAGCTGCCAGGACCCCTACGCCAACCCCACCTGGAGCCCCTGGAGCGCCTGGCAGGACGTCGACGCGGCCCAGCAGAGCCGGCTCCGAGCACGCTGA
- the LOC142601581 gene encoding alpha-internexin-like, with protein sequence MSAAENWPRSRCRWGGGEAVLRARAEAAGYRRLLRARAAEVEALRGAVGALHRQLEGLRDRRSGELAKYQERVAELEREIGEAEAEMARCLREYPALLRLRMALEAEIAAYREMLEGEELRLGCLAPP encoded by the exons ATGAGCGCGGCCGAGAACTGGCCCCGGTCCCGGTGCCGGTGGGGCGGAGGTGAGGCGGTGCTCCGTGCCCGTGCCGAGGCTGCCGGGTACCGGAGGTTGCTGCGTGCCCGCGCTGCCGAGGTGGAAGCGCTGCGTGGGGCCGTGGGAGCGTTACACCGGCAGCTGGAGGGGCTGCGGGACCGGCGCAGCGGGGAGCTCGCCAAGTACCAG GAGCGGGTGGCGGAGCTGGAGCGGGAGATCGGCGAGGCGGAGGCGGAGATGGCCCGGTGCCTGCGGGAGTACCCGGCGCTGCTGCGGCTGCGGATGGCGCTGGAGGCGGAGATCGCGGCGTACCG GGAGATGCTGGAGGGCGAAGAGCTGCGCCTGGGCTGCCTGGCCCCGCCCTGA